The DNA segment CTGGAAGCCGGGCAGAATCGCGCCGCCGAGAAAGTGCCCCTCGTCTGACACGCAGTCCACCGTGACCGCCGTGCCGAACGAGGCAATCGCACACGGGCCGCGGACGCGTTCGTACGCCGCCGCCGCGGAACACACGCGGTCCACGCCGACTTCGAGCGCATTGTCGATCTCAAGCGGCAGCGGCAACGGCAGGTCGTCGCGGACGCGCAGGGCCGCCATCCCGGTGAGCTCCTCCACCAGCGGCTGCACGAGTTGCGTCCCGCGCGGATTCACGCTGCCAATGACCACCGCGCGCTGCCCGCCGTTCAGCGCCCCCCAGGTTTCGGCGAGCGCGGCGCGGCAGGCGTCCGGCTGCAGCACGTCGAACCGGCGGCTGTCATGCAGACCGTCGCTGTCCCAGATGCCGACGCCGACACGCGTGTTGCCAATGTCGATCGCCAACAGCGCATCCACGGGTTCGACCCGATGCATCCAAGTGCTCCGCTCAAGACTCAGGGTTCAACGCCATGG comes from the Phycisphaerae bacterium genome and includes:
- a CDS encoding type III pantothenate kinase, with the protein product MHRVEPVDALLAIDIGNTRVGVGIWDSDGLHDSRRFDVLQPDACRAALAETWGALNGGQRAVVIGSVNPRGTQLVQPLVEELTGMAALRVRDDLPLPLPLEIDNALEVGVDRVCSAAAAYERVRGPCAIASFGTAVTVDCVSDEGHFLGGAILPGFQMSCDALHAATAHLPRVSPGVPAAVFGRNTHDAIVNGVVYGILGALREIVERYATELREWPRLVITGGNAPLVAEMTDYVDAVVPDLCLMGIALAYRAAAGQP